Proteins from a single region of Streptomyces sp. TN58:
- a CDS encoding cytosine permease: protein MPIEQRGVDTIPEEERTSGPRDLISILLGSNLCLGVIVFGWLPPSFGLGLWPSVTAIVTGTLVGIAFTAPLALVSLRTATNLSTSSGAQFGVRGRLVGSVVGLLLSLGYTALTLWIGGDVMVGTLARLTGLPDTGLSRAVMYGLLAACTVVAAVFGYRLLLRMSKVLSVAMVVLLAAGVAAYAPDFTTAAPPETPYLLGSFWPTWLLAAVAAGLSGPVAFITLLGDYTRYISPRRHGSRKVLWATAFGLLIGLLVPQLFGTYTALAARAGLDYAGPLVEAAPLWYLVPLLAAAAAGSVGNAGLMLYSMGLDLDAIVPRATRTTATVIAAAVATAFVFFGSFEWDVQSAMTSFVLLLTAIGTPWAVITLIGHVRCRGVYDADALQVFNRRSVGGVYWYRSGWNVAATASWAVGAAVGLLAVTTPFYEGPLLALTGGVDCSFVLSGLTGGLVYAALTVRRAAAPAPAPAATAEEPANA from the coding sequence ATGCCCATCGAACAGCGCGGAGTCGACACCATTCCGGAGGAGGAGCGGACGAGCGGGCCCCGTGACCTGATCTCGATCCTCCTCGGCTCCAACCTCTGCCTCGGTGTGATCGTCTTCGGCTGGCTGCCCCCGTCCTTCGGACTGGGCCTGTGGCCCTCGGTCACGGCCATCGTGACCGGCACCCTCGTCGGCATCGCCTTCACCGCGCCGCTGGCACTCGTCTCCCTGCGCACCGCGACCAACCTCTCCACCTCCAGCGGCGCACAGTTCGGTGTGCGCGGGCGGCTCGTGGGGTCGGTGGTGGGCCTGCTGCTGTCGCTCGGCTACACGGCGCTCACGCTGTGGATCGGCGGCGATGTCATGGTCGGCACCCTCGCGCGGCTCACCGGGCTCCCGGACACCGGCCTCTCGCGGGCCGTCATGTACGGCCTGCTCGCCGCGTGCACCGTCGTCGCGGCCGTCTTCGGCTACCGGCTGCTGCTGCGCATGAGCAAGGTGCTGTCCGTCGCCATGGTGGTGCTGCTGGCGGCCGGCGTCGCCGCCTACGCCCCGGACTTCACCACCGCCGCGCCGCCCGAGACCCCGTACCTGCTCGGCTCCTTCTGGCCGACGTGGCTGCTGGCCGCCGTCGCCGCCGGGCTCAGCGGGCCCGTCGCCTTCATCACCCTGCTGGGCGACTACACGCGCTACATCTCCCCGCGCCGCCACGGCTCGCGCAAGGTCCTGTGGGCCACCGCCTTCGGCCTGCTGATCGGTCTGCTGGTCCCGCAGCTCTTCGGCACCTACACGGCCCTGGCCGCCCGGGCGGGCCTGGACTACGCCGGTCCCCTCGTCGAGGCGGCGCCGCTGTGGTACCTGGTCCCGCTGCTGGCGGCCGCCGCGGCCGGCTCGGTCGGCAACGCCGGGCTGATGCTCTACTCCATGGGCCTGGACCTCGACGCGATCGTCCCCCGCGCCACCCGCACCACGGCCACCGTGATCGCGGCGGCCGTCGCCACCGCCTTCGTCTTCTTCGGGTCCTTCGAGTGGGACGTGCAGTCGGCGATGACGTCCTTCGTGCTGCTGCTGACCGCGATCGGCACCCCGTGGGCCGTTATCACCCTGATCGGCCACGTCCGCTGCCGGGGCGTCTACGACGCCGACGCGCTGCAGGTCTTCAACCGCCGCTCGGTGGGCGGCGTCTACTGGTACCGCTCCGGCTGGAACGTCGCGGCCACCGCCTCCTGGGCGGTCGGCGCGGCCGTCGGCCTGCTCGCCGTGACCACTCCCTTCTACGAGGGCCCGCTGCTCGCTCTCACCGGCGGCGTGGACTGCTCCTTCGTCCTCTCCGGCCTCACCGGCGGGCTCGTGTACGCGGCGCTCACCGTCCGCCGCGCCGCTGCCCCAGCTCCGGCGCCGGCGGCCACGGCCGAGGAGCCCGCGAACGCCTGA
- the ureA gene encoding urease subunit gamma translates to MRLTPTERDRLLLRSAAELARARRARGLKLNVPEATALIADTVCEAARDGKRLAEAVEEARGVLGPDDVLPGVADVVTEVHVEAVFDDGSRLAVVSSPVRGAVPLGDDAPGAVVPGPGVPQPEPVLHLRVRNTAAVPVSVTSHFHFFEANPRLDFDRAAAYGMRLCVPAGSSVRFDPHGEGDVGLVPIGGDRIAIGFAGLVDGPLDAPGAREEALRRAAACSYLGATPAGAGRADTTDRPEGTTA, encoded by the coding sequence GTGCGGCTGACCCCTACGGAGCGCGACCGGCTGCTGCTCCGCAGCGCTGCGGAACTGGCCAGGGCCCGGCGGGCCCGCGGACTCAAGCTCAACGTCCCGGAAGCCACCGCGCTGATCGCGGACACGGTCTGCGAGGCCGCGCGCGACGGCAAGCGGCTCGCCGAGGCCGTCGAGGAGGCTCGCGGCGTGCTGGGCCCCGACGACGTCCTGCCGGGCGTCGCCGACGTGGTCACCGAGGTGCACGTCGAAGCCGTCTTCGACGACGGATCCCGCCTGGCCGTGGTCTCCTCCCCCGTCCGGGGCGCGGTGCCGCTCGGCGACGACGCCCCGGGCGCCGTCGTCCCCGGCCCAGGCGTCCCCCAGCCGGAGCCGGTCCTGCACCTGCGCGTGCGCAACACCGCCGCCGTGCCGGTGAGCGTGACCTCGCACTTCCACTTCTTCGAGGCGAACCCGCGCCTGGACTTCGACCGCGCCGCCGCCTACGGGATGCGGCTGTGCGTGCCGGCGGGCTCCTCCGTACGGTTCGACCCGCACGGCGAGGGCGACGTCGGCCTCGTCCCCATCGGCGGCGACCGCATCGCGATCGGCTTCGCGGGCCTGGTGGACGGCCCGCTCGACGCCCCCGGAGCCCGGGAGGAGGCCCTGCGCCGCGCGGCGGCCTGCAGCTACCTCGGCGCCACCCCGGCCGGGGCCGGCCGGGCCGACACCACCGACCGCCCGGAAGGGACGACGGCATGA
- a CDS encoding urease subunit alpha, translating into MSRQTPHTDHSAHCAPGSRHIDPHEYAAVFGPRVGDRVRLGDSGLTVRVESDAQKPGDEFLAGFGKTARDGLHLKAAAVRETCDVVISNVLVIDAVLGIRKVSVGIREGRIHAIGRAGNPDTLDGVDVVVGTGTSIVSGEGLIATAGAVDTHVHLLSPRIMEASLAAGVTTVIGQEFGPVWGVGVNSPWALKHAFNAFDAWPVNIGFLARGSSSDAAPLVEALAEGGASGFKVHEDMGAHTRALDTALRVAEEYDVQVALHSDGLNECLSVEDTLRVLEGRTIHAFHIEGCGGGHVPNVLKMAGVPNVIGSSTNPTLPFGRDAVAEHYGMIVSVHDLKPDLPGDAAMARDRIRAGTMGAEDVLHDLGAIGITSSDAQGMGRAGETIRRTFAMAAKMKGELGPLDGDGEGDDNARVLRYMAKLTINPAIAHGLAHEIGSIEVGKLADIVLWRPQFFGAKPQLVLKSGFPAYGVTGDPNAATDTCEPLVLGPQFGSYGATAADISVAFVSAAAAALGGDAMPTRRRRVAVRGTRGIGPGDLLLNSRVGAVDVDARTGLVSLDGEPLRSEAAESVSLNRLYFL; encoded by the coding sequence ATGAGCAGGCAGACGCCGCACACCGACCACAGCGCGCACTGCGCGCCGGGCAGCCGGCACATCGACCCCCACGAGTACGCGGCCGTGTTCGGCCCCCGGGTGGGCGACCGGGTGCGGCTGGGCGATTCCGGGCTGACCGTACGGGTTGAGTCGGACGCGCAGAAACCGGGGGACGAGTTCCTGGCGGGCTTCGGCAAGACCGCACGCGACGGCCTGCACCTGAAGGCAGCCGCGGTCCGCGAGACCTGCGACGTCGTGATCAGCAACGTCCTGGTCATCGACGCCGTCCTCGGCATCCGCAAGGTCTCCGTCGGCATCCGCGAGGGCCGCATCCACGCCATCGGCCGAGCCGGCAACCCCGACACCCTCGACGGCGTCGACGTCGTCGTCGGCACCGGAACCTCGATCGTCTCCGGCGAGGGCCTGATCGCCACCGCCGGCGCCGTGGACACCCACGTCCACCTGCTCTCCCCGCGCATCATGGAGGCCTCCCTCGCCGCAGGCGTCACCACCGTCATCGGCCAGGAGTTCGGACCCGTCTGGGGCGTCGGGGTCAACTCCCCGTGGGCCCTCAAGCACGCCTTCAACGCCTTCGACGCCTGGCCGGTGAACATCGGCTTCCTCGCCCGCGGCTCCTCCTCCGACGCCGCGCCCCTCGTCGAGGCCCTCGCCGAGGGCGGCGCAAGCGGCTTCAAGGTGCACGAGGACATGGGCGCCCACACCCGGGCCCTGGACACCGCGCTGCGGGTGGCCGAGGAGTACGACGTACAGGTCGCCCTGCACTCCGACGGCCTCAACGAATGCCTCTCCGTCGAGGACACCCTGCGGGTGCTGGAGGGCCGGACCATCCACGCCTTCCACATCGAGGGCTGCGGCGGCGGACACGTCCCGAACGTGCTGAAGATGGCGGGCGTGCCGAACGTCATCGGCTCCTCCACCAACCCGACGCTGCCCTTCGGCCGGGACGCGGTCGCCGAGCACTACGGCATGATCGTCTCCGTCCACGACCTCAAGCCCGACCTGCCGGGGGACGCCGCGATGGCCCGGGACCGTATCCGGGCCGGGACGATGGGCGCCGAGGACGTCCTGCACGACCTGGGCGCGATCGGTATCACCTCCTCCGACGCCCAGGGCATGGGCCGGGCCGGGGAGACGATCCGCCGGACCTTCGCGATGGCCGCGAAGATGAAGGGCGAACTCGGGCCGCTGGACGGCGACGGCGAGGGCGACGACAACGCCCGCGTGCTGCGCTACATGGCGAAGCTGACCATCAACCCGGCGATCGCGCACGGCCTCGCGCACGAGATCGGCTCGATCGAGGTCGGCAAGCTCGCCGACATCGTGCTCTGGCGGCCGCAGTTCTTCGGCGCCAAACCCCAGCTGGTCCTCAAGTCCGGCTTCCCCGCCTACGGCGTCACCGGCGACCCCAACGCCGCCACCGACACCTGCGAACCCCTCGTCCTCGGACCGCAGTTCGGATCGTACGGCGCCACCGCTGCCGACATCTCCGTCGCCTTCGTCTCGGCCGCCGCGGCGGCCCTCGGCGGCGACGCCATGCCGACCCGCCGCCGCCGGGTCGCCGTCCGCGGCACCCGCGGCATCGGACCCGGCGACCTGCTCCTCAACTCCCGGGTCGGCGCGGTCGACGTCGACGCCCGCACCGGACTGGTCTCCCTGGACGGCGAACCCCTGCGCTCCGAAGCCGCCGAATCGGTCTCCCTCAACCGCCTGTACTTCTTGTAA
- a CDS encoding agmatine deiminase family protein, translated as MTAKPVHHGFRMPAEWTPHERTWMAWPSPNPTFTTEQELTEAREAWGAVARAVRAYEPVTLVVSPGDAGTARAIAGAGAGHPLDIVERELDDAWMRDIGPTFVTDDRGGLAAVDWTFNGWGAQEWARWDHDSKIAQEVSDVLGTRTFSTPLVNEGGAIHVDGEGTVLLTDTVQLGKGRNPDWTREQVEAEIHAHLGTTKAIWLPYGLAGDYGTYGTQGHVDIVAAFARPGVVMVHTQPDPSHPDHERCKTIAAILRASTDARGRQLEVVEIPAPTVLEEDGEWVDYSYINHYLCNGGVVLCSFDDPRDEEAAEIFRGLFPDRTVTLVDARTIFAGGGGIHCITQQQPKA; from the coding sequence ATGACCGCCAAGCCCGTGCACCACGGATTCCGGATGCCCGCCGAGTGGACGCCCCACGAGCGCACCTGGATGGCCTGGCCCAGCCCGAACCCGACCTTCACCACCGAGCAGGAGCTCACCGAGGCCCGCGAGGCGTGGGGCGCCGTCGCCCGCGCGGTCCGCGCGTACGAGCCCGTGACCCTCGTCGTCTCCCCGGGCGACGCCGGCACTGCCCGGGCGATCGCCGGCGCCGGCGCCGGCCACCCGCTCGACATCGTCGAGCGCGAGCTCGACGACGCCTGGATGCGCGACATCGGCCCCACCTTCGTCACCGACGACCGGGGCGGGCTCGCCGCGGTCGACTGGACCTTCAACGGGTGGGGCGCCCAGGAGTGGGCCCGCTGGGACCACGACTCGAAGATCGCCCAGGAGGTCTCGGACGTGCTCGGCACCCGCACGTTCAGCACCCCGCTGGTCAACGAGGGCGGCGCGATCCACGTCGACGGCGAGGGCACCGTACTGCTCACCGACACCGTCCAGCTGGGCAAGGGCCGCAACCCCGACTGGACCCGCGAACAGGTCGAGGCCGAGATCCACGCCCACCTCGGCACCACCAAGGCGATCTGGCTGCCGTACGGCCTGGCCGGCGACTACGGCACCTACGGCACCCAGGGCCACGTCGACATCGTCGCGGCCTTCGCCCGCCCGGGTGTGGTCATGGTGCACACCCAGCCCGACCCGTCCCACCCGGACCACGAGCGCTGCAAGACCATCGCGGCGATCCTCCGCGCGTCCACCGACGCCCGGGGCCGGCAGCTGGAGGTCGTGGAGATCCCGGCGCCGACCGTGCTGGAGGAGGACGGCGAGTGGGTGGACTACTCGTACATCAACCACTACCTGTGCAACGGCGGCGTCGTGCTGTGCTCCTTCGACGACCCGCGCGACGAGGAGGCCGCCGAGATCTTCCGCGGCCTGTTCCCCGATCGGACCGTGACACTCGTTGACGCACGTACGATTTTCGCCGGGGGTGGCGGCATCCACTGCATCACCCAGCAGCAGCCGAAGGCCTGA
- a CDS encoding TetR/AcrR family transcriptional regulator has translation MAAAGGVPVRAARKNAPPREDVLVAAMATIAERGLDGLTMAGLGREVGMSSGHLLYYFRSKDELLLQTLEWSEAELGSARRALLARRGPVAERLRAYVDLYVPTQPRDPHWTLWLEVWNRSQNAGPSERDRQAAIEGAWHRDLVALLAEGISRGEFRPVDADRVATRIRALLDGFSIQLAVGLPTLDRTAILAHVREFLTDTLGPDGARGTAATADGPALPAS, from the coding sequence ATGGCGGCGGCGGGCGGAGTACCGGTACGGGCGGCGCGCAAGAACGCGCCCCCGCGCGAGGACGTACTCGTCGCCGCCATGGCCACGATCGCCGAGCGCGGGCTGGACGGCCTGACCATGGCCGGCCTGGGCCGCGAGGTCGGCATGAGCAGCGGCCACCTCCTCTACTACTTCCGCAGCAAGGACGAGCTCCTGCTGCAGACCCTGGAGTGGAGCGAGGCCGAGCTGGGCAGCGCACGGCGGGCCCTGCTCGCCCGCCGCGGCCCGGTGGCCGAGCGCCTGCGGGCGTACGTCGACCTGTACGTGCCCACGCAACCCCGCGACCCGCACTGGACGCTGTGGCTGGAGGTGTGGAACCGCTCCCAGAACGCCGGCCCCTCGGAACGCGACCGGCAGGCGGCCATCGAGGGCGCCTGGCACCGCGACCTGGTGGCCCTGCTCGCCGAGGGCATCTCACGGGGGGAGTTCCGGCCGGTGGACGCCGACCGTGTGGCGACCCGCATCCGGGCCCTCCTCGACGGCTTCAGCATCCAGCTGGCGGTGGGCCTGCCGACCCTCGACCGGACCGCCATCCTGGCCCACGTGCGGGAGTTCCTCACCGACACCCTCGGCCCCGACGGCGCCCGCGGCACGGCCGCCACCGCGGACGGACCAGCCCTGCCCGCATCGTGA
- the cimA gene encoding citramalate synthase — protein MTTTPEATAAVLDDSFHVFDTTLRDGAQREGINLTVADKLTIARHLDDFGVGFIEGGWPGANPRDTEFFARARAEIDFKNAQLVAFGATRRAGGSADQDPQVRALLESGAPVITLVAKSHDRHVELALRTTLDENLEMVRDTVSHLVAQGRRVFVDCEHFFDGYRANAEYAKSVVRTAHEAGADVVILCDTNGGMLPAQVSATVATVLADTGARLGIHAQDDTGCAVANTLAAVDAGATHVQCTANGYGERVGNANLFPVVAALEIKYGRKVLPDGALAEMTRISHAIAEVVNLTPSTHQPYVGVSAFAHKAGLHASAIKVDPDLYQHIDPERVGNTMRMLVSDMAGRASIELKGKELGVELGGDRALISRVVERVKERELQGYTYEAADASFELLLRAEAEGRARKYFRIESWRAIVEDRPDGTHANEATVKLWAKGERIVATAEGNGPVNALDRALRVALERFYPQLAKFELVDYKVRILEGTHGTESTTRVLVATTDGVREWSTVGVAPNVIAASWQALEDAFTYGLLHAGVEPAE, from the coding sequence ATGACGACGACACCAGAGGCGACAGCAGCGGTCCTCGACGACAGCTTCCACGTCTTCGACACCACCCTGCGCGACGGCGCCCAGCGTGAGGGCATCAACCTCACGGTCGCCGACAAGCTGACGATCGCCCGTCATCTGGACGACTTCGGAGTGGGCTTCATCGAGGGCGGCTGGCCCGGCGCCAACCCCCGCGACACCGAGTTCTTCGCCCGCGCCCGCGCGGAGATCGACTTCAAGAACGCCCAGCTGGTCGCCTTCGGTGCCACCCGCCGGGCCGGCGGCTCAGCCGATCAGGACCCGCAGGTACGGGCCCTGCTGGAGTCCGGCGCCCCCGTGATCACCCTCGTCGCCAAGTCCCACGACCGCCACGTCGAACTGGCCCTGCGCACCACCCTCGACGAGAACCTGGAGATGGTCCGGGACACCGTCTCCCACCTCGTCGCCCAGGGCCGCCGGGTCTTCGTCGACTGCGAGCACTTCTTCGACGGCTACCGCGCCAACGCCGAGTACGCGAAGTCCGTCGTACGCACCGCCCACGAGGCCGGCGCCGACGTCGTCATCCTCTGCGACACCAACGGCGGCATGCTGCCCGCCCAGGTGTCCGCGACCGTCGCCACCGTCCTCGCCGACACCGGCGCCCGCCTCGGCATCCACGCCCAGGACGACACCGGCTGCGCCGTCGCCAACACCCTGGCCGCCGTCGACGCCGGCGCCACGCACGTCCAGTGCACCGCCAACGGCTACGGCGAGCGCGTCGGCAACGCCAACCTGTTCCCCGTCGTCGCCGCCCTGGAGATCAAGTACGGGCGCAAGGTGCTCCCCGACGGCGCGCTCGCCGAGATGACCCGGATCTCCCACGCCATCGCCGAGGTCGTCAACCTCACGCCCTCCACCCACCAGCCGTACGTCGGTGTCTCCGCCTTCGCGCACAAGGCCGGCCTGCACGCCTCGGCGATCAAGGTCGATCCGGACCTCTACCAGCACATCGACCCCGAGCGGGTCGGCAACACCATGCGCATGCTCGTCTCCGACATGGCCGGCCGCGCCTCCATCGAGCTCAAGGGCAAGGAGCTCGGCGTCGAGCTCGGCGGGGACCGCGCGCTGATCTCCCGGGTCGTGGAACGGGTCAAGGAGCGCGAACTGCAGGGCTACACCTACGAGGCGGCCGACGCCTCCTTCGAGCTGCTGCTGCGCGCCGAGGCCGAGGGGCGGGCCCGCAAGTACTTCCGCATCGAGTCCTGGCGGGCCATCGTCGAGGACCGCCCGGACGGCACCCACGCCAACGAGGCCACGGTCAAGCTGTGGGCGAAGGGCGAGCGGATCGTCGCCACGGCCGAGGGCAACGGCCCGGTCAACGCGCTGGACCGGGCGCTGCGGGTGGCGCTGGAGCGGTTCTACCCGCAGCTCGCCAAGTTCGAGCTGGTCGACTACAAGGTCCGCATCCTGGAGGGCACGCACGGCACGGAGTCCACGACCCGCGTGCTCGTCGCCACGACGGACGGCGTCCGGGAGTGGTCGACGGTGGGTGTGGCCCCGAACGTCATCGCCGCCTCCTGGCAGGCCCTGGAGGACGCGTTCACCTACGGCCTCCTCCACGCGGGCGTCGAACCGGCGGAGTAG